In Jaculus jaculus isolate mJacJac1 unplaced genomic scaffold, mJacJac1.mat.Y.cur u25, whole genome shotgun sequence, the genomic window ttgaggattttcttctttttattcccctcaaatattttatatacctataaaacagagagagagatgggtgtggtggtgcatgactttaatcccagcacttaagaggcagaggtaggaggaatgccacgcgttcaaggccaccctgagactacatagtgaattttaggtctgtGTGGGCCACAGTAatagcctacctcaaaaagagagagagagtattgcaCACTAGATCCTTTTACCACTAGCAGTAagctacagatgcatgagccacttggtgAGTTTgtttaatataaatatgtataaattcCAACATTTAgtcagatgtggtgatgcatacctttaatcccagcactcaggaggcagaggtaggaggatcaccatgagtttgaggccaacctgagactacagagagaattccaggtcagcctgggctagagtgagaccctacctcaaaagaataaaaataaataaataagcaaaagatgGTGTGGCTGGACCTCACCAGGTCAGACACGGAGCATTTGCAGCCTGTCATAGGAATGCCCCACCCATGCAAGTAGATTTTCTAGACTGATGTCCCACGGTCCTAGCATTTCTAACATCCAAGGACTCCCATTCATCTAACAATTTGTTGATCCTGCTTCATGTACATGGCCTTTCCAGGTGTCTGTGGAAGCGTTGGGACCTTTTGCACAAGCTTGCTCTGTGACAGTCTGGAACTTCGTGTGAGCCTCCGTGACCATGTGTGACTCACTGAGTTCCTGCAAATCCAGAGCTACATGTTTGTTGCTGTCAAATTCTGGTACCAGggactggttaaaggcactggatggcagagcctgatgacctgagtttgattccccatagcCATggaaagctagatgaacaaggcggagtttgtttgtactggctaggtgccctggcctgcccatttccctccaatcttctctctctgcttgcataaaaataacaaataaaatatttattaaaaacaggaaatgaaatctggacttggtggcccacacctttaatcccagcacatggaaggcagtggtaggagggttaatagtgaattccagttcagtctgggctagagccagacactacctcaaaatcaaaaacaaactctGGTGGTGTTTCATGATTTATCCTCATGCTCTTGGTACCTCAGCTCTTGTGCTGTCTGTATGCATtggtagctggagctgggaaaacacGTCTCAGCACTGTGGTTTCCTGTAAGAAACATTTTCTAAaggattaaaaatattattttatttatttgagagaggagagagtgggtgttTTAGGGCCTTcccctgctacaaatgaattctggatgcatgcaccagctttgTAGCTTATATGtaaagtggggaattgaaccagggtcctttggctttgcaggcaaccatcttaactgctgagtcatctctccagcccttttacagCATTTTGAGTTGAAACTGcctcctctctttcaaattaatttgtattttcccaaGTTGGAGCATTTCATACATGGAGTCTTCCTGTCAGCAAGGCCTTTCTTTTTGTCACAGTGCCTAGCAAGTTGTCTCTCTGTTACTTGTTAAATGATTAAGTTTCCATATTGAGAATttgttgagtttttaaatttcaaaattaaaatagctCCAAAGATGTATGGATGGAGATATATATGAACGTTTATTCTTGGTTTTctaaagtaaggtctcactctagcctagtctggcctagaattcactatgtagtctcaggctggccttgaactcagggcaatcctcctacctctgcctcctaagtgctgggattaaaggcatgcactaccacaccctgccAAAGATAACACTTCTTACTTAAACCTGAGACGCTTTTGCATGTAATTATGTAAATTGcttctgatgttttttttttaatggtttctgAGGTGGGTATATAAGCACCATGATGAGTCATGCATAACAATCTTCCTTTAATTTGGAAATGCTGTGTATTCATCTGCATGATCAGACACATTGACACTGAAGATAAATCTATCACAAATGAGCCCATCATTAGTAACTGAGAAATTTTCAATGAAACCTGATAAGTCAGCAACCACCAGTGTGATGGGAAACAATGAGGTCACACTGGCGGAGCCATGTTGCGGAACAAGTCAAACACATCTGAGGATGATGGCAGGACAGATATTAAAGCCATTTTGACATTAGCAGATTAGTTTAATAGTTCCTCATTAATGTCCACATGCCCTGAGTCCTCTAAAATTCTTACTTGCACATTGaccctaaaacaataaaaaaaaaaaatggggctggaaagattgcttagtggttaatgcatttgcctgtgaaaccaagggacctaagttcaattctccaggacctatgtaagccagatacacaaggggcgcatgtgtctggagtttgtttgcagggactggcatgcccattctctctctccctctctctgtctctgtctctctctcacacttaaataaataattgttttttttttctaaaaaaatacaataaattcaCATGCCCGagcagcagagtcactgagaaatcaagctgttactgagcagaaaatcttctccctgtctcccagCAAACTGGAAGCTGGAAacagctgcactgtatgcagtctcatgggagacagaagtcatcagtggtgaaaacaggggatactgaaaacctgaagtttggccagacaggccaaatgactgaacgagtgcaatcaTGGCaggtctgctctggaggaaaccaactgctctctaattggatggaaggcccactctatgggagggaatacatgcctggtactgaaaaactaatcaaaagcctgtgacagggcaggtcatgagccttaggagtataaagcctgctcttgcctggataaatgcatatattactctcaccaaattgccctgaaagcactacagttaatgttcatactcatatagtAATGCAACTctaacttctggttagagaagcttctcttctcagatggtgatgaccattgggttgacccaaaggcaacatatTGCTGAGAAGAAAAGACGGAGAAGtgaccagcactgaaacatctcacacactccaaggctcagggtccataggaagaggtggcagaaagaatgtaagagccaaaggaagggtaccactccttacatacaactgtccggacagaactTGGCCTTGTTATCCAAGACCTTGAATGCCttgcaatacccacacaagaccctcataaagggagaaaaagatgaagacatcaaattaaaagagagtctaatagagagagggaggggatatgatggagaacagagttatgaagggggaattggcggaggggagggaaataccatagtatgttgtctgtaagtacagaagttgtcaataatacagaaagagagagagagagagagacagggagagacagagagagaaacacacacagagagaaaccaaaaaggcaaacaaaaagaaaaacaaatacaaaaacaatgaaaatgaccAGGCATGAGTGGCGTCacacttgaatcccagcactggagaggcagaggtaagcagacttccatgagtttgaggccagcctgagactacagagtaaattctgggccagcctgggctagagtgtgactctactttgaaaaggaAATATGTGTAACTGCACAGGAAAATAAGTATCCCAGTTTGATTAAAGGAATTTGAGTAAATAGCAGCAGTGATCAGCAGGTAGACTGGGTCACATGAATTCATGCTCACTTCTTTCAAATGTTTTGTGTAAACAGCAATTGTTCAACAAATATTGGTGCTCTCAACTTCTAAGTGATGCCTTATAGATAGTGAGTCTGCTGACAATTATTTTGTAAAGTGGAGCTTAGGAgatgggtttgatttctcagtgcccacgaAATCCAGaagcactaggtggtgcatgtgtttgcagtggctagaagccctggtgcacctattttctccctccaccactctctctctctccttgaaaaataaaaaaaaataaataaaaattattttgtaaagagGAAAGCACAGGTAGAAGCATAGACTGTGGAGAAATTAGTTAGCGCGGTGAAGTGAGAGTCCCCACAAGCAATCAAAGATGCGTTAATGCACCTTGTTTGCTCCTTATGTTTGATAAAGTAACATGCCTTTGGAGAAATTGTCTGAGGACGTCCTGTTGCAGCCAAGTTTTAGTAAAAGGTCACAGAACACAACAAACAAACCACATtgggactccacatacttgggctgcaagaccactgagaaatcctgtggatctgagctgatagcctcctccatgtagaccagctgacttaaagctggaagaagccattctaaatgcagttcaatgtgagagagagataccaccagtgaacatactcagcagtggacactgcaagccttatatttggccagccaggccaaatgagccaacgggtgcaatagtggcacgtctgtcatggtggaaaccaactgccattCAATTggactccatgggagggaatacctccttgatactggaaacttaaaacaggggtagtgatgagccctaggggtgcaatgtttgctgttgtctggctaaatgtatatactatgctcaccaaactaccgagtaagcacttctcctaatgttcatacccttatcttaatgctactctcactttgggtagagaatcttctcttttcagatggcagtgaccttgggatgactcagaaggtatcatggtgatggaaagaaatgaccgcagtgctcagtactgcaatatctctatcacaccttccaaggctcagggtgtaatgtggaagaggtggcggaaagaatgtaagagccaaaggaagggcaggactccatacaacatgctccctccagacactaaatgtcctggatatccatggcctcacagtgcctgacactacctgcaagaggaaaagatcatgacatcaaaagtaaaagagaggctgattgagatggggagggagtatgatgcagaatggagtttcaaagggtaagtgtggggagggaggttattaccatggggtattttttataatcatggaagttgttaatgaaaaaataattaataagcaaaataaaataaatgagtaaataaaatccaGGATGGTTGGAgcaatggcttatcagttagagggcttgtgtgcaaagcctaaggacccagattagatttgactccccagaatccacataagccacaagcaCATAGTGTTTcattcgtctggagtttgcttgcagtggctagaggctctggagcacccgtTATccttgactttctctctctctctcccccccttctctctctttctaataaataaagtaaaaaaatgtatatataaaacaacaAACCACATTGGGGGTGTGACCCATTTCTGATGACTGTTTTCAGGGTCAACATTTTGCTTGTTTTCCCACAGGAAAATTGGAATTCAGGTTTTCCAGAATCTTTTGATCCTACAGATAAAAGCATGTTCCCCGTGGTACGCACTGTCATGTTATcatacataaatatgcatatatttccATTGGAACCAGTTATGATAACTTACTTCATAATCTCAGTCTCTGGGAAGGTGTGGCACAAAGATGTtcatgactttcaggtcagcctaggctaccgtGAAATCacatttcaacaacaacaacaacaacaaaatgtttctTTGGCTAGAGAGTTGGGTTCgtgattaagacactttccttccaaacataaggacacatgttcagttccccagtacccatgtacgctagaggcacaaggtggcacatgtgtctggaattggtttgtcgtggctagaggccctggcacaaccattctgtctctctctatctgccccctgcaataaagaaataaaatatttttaaaaacttaaaacaataaaattatatacaattGCTTGATATTCTCACACAAAACACACTGCTTTATTGGTACACATTGCTGTAAGAATGTGAGGGGAAAGGTGGTCTTGATGATGACTCACATCTATGACATGAGTATTTGGGGACTTTGAAGaaagaggactgtcatgagttcaaggccagcctggactgcagagtgagatccaggtcagtccagactagagtgaaattctacctcaaagtgaataaaaaagattaaacttttttgttattgttgttcacAATAAACACGTGTACAGAGATAGTGAAGAGCTTGTCATTGCTTGTGCTGTAAAATTTCAAAGAATGACTTCTCACTCCCTTGTTATTGCATAGACAGACAATACTATCCATCAATTAATAATTTCAGTGTAAATTCCTGTAAAGTGGTTAGAAACAGGAAACCTTGGGGtgaaagagatggctcaacagttaaggcgcatgactgcaaagcctaatcactggagttcaattccctgctACCCAATTAAGCCAAATagacaaagtggcgcatgtctcCCAAGATCGTTTTCAgcacctggaggctctggcacacacatattctctctctctctctgtttctccctctctcttggtctctctctctctctctctctctatctctatctttctgtttGCAGAGCTATTACTACTTATAACTTATTATATAAGTTTatgtttgtaaataaaatatttttaagaattaactCAATATCAAAGTATAGAAAGCCATTATTATATGTATGAACAAAACTAAGAAACAATTCGAAGAATATATAGCATGAAAATCTGTCCACGTAGACCCCAAATGATGAAtaatggagggaaagaaaggaaagagagaagctgggcatggtgatgcactccttcgatcccagaggtagaggtaagagtatTGTCGTGAGCTTAAAGCtggactgagactacatagtgaattccaggtcagccttggatagagaaagaccatacctcaaaaataaaaataaataaataaataaaatgaaaacagaagagggagagaactTTAGATAATTGATAATTTTCAGGAATATTGTTgatgtaataaaaagaaaaatgatataactATTTGAACACCTACATTGGGAAAGGGACATGTATTCAGAATGTATAAAGAATTTTAACAATGAGAAAATTAACACAGCAATCTTAGTGGGTAAGTGATGGAACAgttgtttgtagaaaaaaatgaaattagagcaGATGAGCACATAACAATGTGTTGGTTTTCTCATTCATAAATTGCACCATAAGACAGAACTGGCCAACCACAGCATACTCACAACAATCCTTATCAGCAGTGATTTGGAGCTTGTGGAATTATCACACAAAGTGgactgaaatataaaataatactatttTCCTCCTCAAGTCTAAACATAATTtccaaggcaagagacacaataACAGAGTCAGGGAGACGTGAATGAATGTAACCGTTGCAATTGGTTTGAAAAGAGCAAGAACTACAAAAACCTTCCCATCATTATTTAATTTGATCAAAAGGTGAGCGATGGGTCAGGAGAGATgacagttaaggcgcatgcctacaaaggcaaaggacccaggttcctttgctcagtacccacataaatcaaatgcacaaggcttagcagttaaggtgcttgctggaaagGCCAAAGGCAGTTAAGGCAGATAaggcaaaatgcacaaggtggcatatgcatgtggaattcctttgcagtgcccagagaacctggcatgccaattctctctctttctatctggctctttctctcttaaataaataataaataaataaacaagctatTAAatctgtaatatctctatcacaccttccaaggctcaggtcatTGTCTCTGAGCATCCCTCTATCCTCTCCTGTTCTCCATGGGATGGTCGTTTGTCAGGAGAGAGTTTCCATCAGGGTCTCTGAATCCATGTCACTGTGggggaaagacaaagaaaatgtcaAATCCAGGCAATTTGAGATATCGGCTGATGCAACCATAGAAAATAATACATGGACAGTCCTatcttaaatattattatttatttatttttagtttttcacaaggtagggtctcactgtagcacagggtgacctggaattccctatgtagtctcagggtggtcttgcattcacagcgatcctcctacctctgtctctgttctgctcagattaaaggtatgtgctactacGCCCGGCCctatcttgaattttgaaattATCGCTTTTTGAATGTTCTATAAAACTAATATACGTAAATCTATTTTGCAACAAGTCCCTCTAACCATTGGGCCATCTGCACAGACAATTCCTACAAGTCTATTTCGGAAAAGAACAACAACTTGTGGTGGTAAGACCTCCCCCCTCGACGTTTCCAGGCCGCGGGTCTGGAGGACAGGGGGACAGTCCCGGGTCGGGACGGGGAGGGTCCGCGGTGGGGAAGCGCAGCCTGGGGATTCCGCGTCTCCTGGACTTTCACTTCTGCAGCCGCCAACCCGCTCGCCTCCTTCTGCCCGGACACTGATGACGCGAACGCGGACGCTCGCTCCTATTGGCCAGCGGCTTTCGGGAGCGGCCAATCCATGCACGGCCCCACCCGGGGTTAAAAAGGAGGAAAGGCGGCCGCGCGGGACCCACTGTCTCCAGTCGGGGCTGAGCGCGATGTCGTCCCACACACTGCTTCTGCTGCTCGCGGCCGCCGCGGGCCTGAGCCAGACCTGGGCGGGTGAGTGAGGGGCGGACGGAGAGGCGGACACAGGCAGGCCCGGGGACGCGGCGCGTCGGCCCTCGCGCAGACCCGCCCTGGGGGTCCCCGCCGGGCGGCCTCGCCCCTCCCGTCCGGCCCCTGGCCGGGGTCCGCGGAAGTCCGCGGGGTCTCAGCGCCCGTCTCTCCAGGCGCCCACTCGCTGCGCTACTTCGACACCGCCGTGTCCCGGCCCGGCCGCGGGGAGCCGCGGTTCATCTCCGTCGGCTACGTGGACGACACGCAGTTCGTGCGCTTCGACAGCGACGCGGGGACGCGGAGGATGGAGCCGAGGGCGCCGTGGATGCGGCAGGTGGGGGCCGACTACTGGGACAGTCAATCAAGGATTGCCCAGAGCGATGAGCAGACTTTGCGGGTGAACCTGCGGACCGCGCTGGGATACTACAACCAGAGCGACGGCGGTGAGCGGCCCGGGCCGAGGGTCCGCGGGACGATCGGGACCGCGGGGCGAGGCGGGGTTTCACTTTCGCTTCACGGGGAGCCCCGGGGTGGAGGGCGAGGGGCGGGCCGGAGCGGGCGGGGCTGACGGCCGGGGCGGGTCAGGCTCTCACACCATCCAGGTGATGCACGGTTGTTCTGTGGGTCCTGATGGACGCCTGCTCCGCGGGTACAATCAGCACGCCTATGATGGCCGCGATTACATCTCCCTGAACGAGGACCTGCGCTCCTGGACCGCGGCCGACATGGCGGCTCAGATCACCCTGCGCAAGTGGGAGCAGGCTGAGGTGGCAGAGAGCTGGAGGGCCTACCTGGAGGGCACGTGCGTGGAGTGGCTCCACAGATACCTGCAGAACGGGAACGAGACTCTGCTGCGCACAGGTGAGAGGAACCATGGGGCTGCTCCTCCTTTTGGCCTGACATGCTGAGCTGCCTGTCTGCAATCAGGAGGCAAGGGTGGTCCAGGGCGTCCTGATCCTCGTCTGAGTGACTCTGGAGGATCACCCTGCTCTCAGGATACTCCAGGGTCTATCGGGGTGGAAGATCTCTGAAATCACCAACCAGGAGTCCCCTTCCATGCACCCACAGGGGGCCAGGACCCCTGTAAGGCGGGGTCTCTGCCCACCACCAGCATGTCTTCGTGTCTGCCCACAGTGATGCTATCCCTTCTCCACTCCGTTTTCCTGAGGGGAGAGTTGGAATATCCCACCCTGACCTGTCTCTTGAACTTTCCACACAGCGTCATTATCCCTCTTTCCATGTTCtgtcctctccccagccctgttcaattctccagtccttTCCCAGAACTGTCCTACAAGTACTGCTGGGGTTCTTCAGAtgaatggaaaatgtttaaattttccaCCTCTTTCCCCCAGATCCCCCAAAGTCACAGGTGACTCACCACCCCAGACCTGAAGGGGGTGTCACCCTGAGGTGCTGGGCTCGGTACTTCTACCCTGAGGAGATCACCCTGACCTGGGAGCGGGAGGGAGAGGACCTGACCCAGGACATGGAGCTTGTGGAGACCAGGCCTTCAGGGGATGGAAGCTTCCAGAAGTGGGCTGCTGTGGTGGTGCCTTCTGGAGAGGAGCAGAAATACACATGCCACGTGCAGCATGAAGGGCTGCCTGAGCCACTCACCGTGAGATGGGGTGAGGATGGGgctgggaaggggggggggacaggaacCCTGGGGAAGGGAGCGGGGTCAGGGCTGAGAGTTGGGAGTGAGGGTCCTCATCCTCCTTTGTCTTCCCAGAACCACCTCAGTCCCCCATCCTCATCATAGCAGTGGTCACTGTCCTTGTGGTTCTCTTGGGCACTGGAGCTGCGGTTattgtgaggaggaggaggaaatcaGGTAGGCCGGGTCAGGCTCCCTGTCTACTCTTTGAGCCCATTTGCAAGTGTGCCCTGGGTCCCTGAGGGGAAGCAGTGTCCACTCACACGTGCTCAGCCTGGTCCAGGGTGCTGTCGCTCTAAAGAACATGGAAAATGAAGGACAGATTTATCACCTGACGACTGGGGACGTGGGATCTTCTTTCCAGAGGTCACGGAGTACATCTCGTGACCCTTCCTGGGTCTGTCCTCACTGTCATAGCACATTTCTGGGGCACACACGTCACTGTTTCTCACAGATTTTCCTCTCACAGGTGGAAAAGGAGGAAACTATGCTCAGGCTCCGAGTAAGTGTGGCGAGTGGGGTGACCCCTGTGGGAGGGTGCCCACAGAACACGTGGGGAGGTCATACACCCCACAATTCTCTTTGAGTCTCTTCTTCTCGGGGCTCTCAAAGTGTCTTGGTATTTCTTCTCCCCCAGACAGGGACAGTGCCAAGAGCTCTGACGTGTCTCTCACAGCTTGAAAAGGTGACACCCCAAGGGCCGGAATTAGAAAAGGGGCAGAAGGGACAGAACTGTGTCACAGGACTCTCGGAGTCTGGACCTGTGAAGGAGAGGTGGGTTGTGGGGGTGTCGTCTACATGCAGCTGTACTGAGAATGTTCCTGACTCTTGTTCTCTATGTCACACAGCTGCCTTGTGGGACTGAAGGGCAGAAGAAGGGTTCACATCTCTTATTGTGACTCAGAAACCAAATCTTCTTTCACCAATGGTGTTGAACTTGTCTGTGTTGCCAGCGTGTCCGCATCCACCTCCTGTCCCCAGGACCACTGGGGAGATGAGGTCACCCCCACAGTCAGATGCTTTCTTTGCCCTGTCCTGTGTGTCCATCCAAAACCCCTCTCTTGCAGCTCAGTGCATTTCACTTCCCCGCTGGACATAACAATCTTATTTTGATTCAAAATCTTAATGTAGGACAATGGTGGGTCAATTAACAGATATGTTATTCTAAAATTTGATGGAGGAAATAAAGGGTTGCCTTGAGGACCTTCCAGAATCTGTGTTCATTGTATTGAGTGGAGCAGCTGGATCTCACCCCACCCCACAGAGCTGATTGACAGGATCTCACCCCGCCCCACAGAGCTGATTGACAGGATCTGGCCCACcctgctttctttctcctcccagcCTTTCACTGTCACCTCTGCCTAGGTCACTCCCAATGCAGGGAGGCCTGTTGTCCACCATGGCAGGAGCTGGGCGCACCCTGGGACCCGCTCACTCGTGGTGGTTGACGTCTCCTCCTGGGCCACCGAGGCTGGCCCCAGTAGAGCCCTGGAGGTGGCGGATGCTGGACTCACAGGCGTGGCCACAGGCGCTAGGCGGAGGGACCTTGGCAGCACTGCTGCAGCTGCTGTGGGCCCTTGAGGTCCCTATTTTAACCCCTACGGCCTGACACCTGCTGCCTGAGGTGTCTCATCCCCTGAGGTCTCTCCTCCACCTGAGGTCTCTCCACCATCTCAAGTTTCTCCTCCCCCTGAGGGCTCTCTGTGCTTGGCCTCCACCATCTCCTCCCACCCCTTGCCCCCTCAGCCAGGCTCCTTGCACCCCCAGCTGTACTCCAAGGGCCTTCCCAGCTGCAACTCAGGAACCCTAAGGACTGTGCTAGGTCGTGTGGACTCCAAGGGGCTTTCCCAGCATGACTACGACCACAGCACGTTCCAGCACCGTGCTGACGAGTTCTCCAGTGGAAGAAGACGCCATAGGATCCTGTGACCAGGACCTCACAGGATGCTGCTCTCCATCCACCCAGCCCCTCACATGATTGACAGATCCAGCTGACTGACAGCACTCAGGGTGATGACGCCCCTCCCACCGAGTACTGATTGTGCTCAGGGGTGCCAGCACCCCACCCACCAAGTACCAAGTAGACAGCATTCAGTTTCGAGATGTCCTGCCC contains:
- the LOC123457540 gene encoding saoe class I histocompatibility antigen, A alpha chain-like, which gives rise to MSSHTLLLLLAAAAGLSQTWAGAHSLRYFDTAVSRPGRGEPRFISVGYVDDTQFVRFDSDAGTRRMEPRAPWMRQVGADYWDSQSRIAQSDEQTLRVNLRTALGYYNQSDGGSHTIQVMHGCSVGPDGRLLRGYNQHAYDGRDYISLNEDLRSWTAADMAAQITLRKWEQAEVAESWRAYLEGTCVEWLHRYLQNGNETLLRTDPPKSQVTHHPRPEGGVTLRCWARYFYPEEITLTWEREGEDLTQDMELVETRPSGDGSFQKWAAVVVPSGEEQKYTCHVQHEGLPEPLTVRWEPPQSPILIIAVVTVLVVLLGTGAAVIVRRRRKSGGKGGNYAQAPNRDSAKSSDVSLTA